Proteins found in one Acanthopagrus latus isolate v.2019 chromosome 3, fAcaLat1.1, whole genome shotgun sequence genomic segment:
- the LOC119016829 gene encoding ATPase inhibitor A, mitochondrial-like, which yields MSRFLLRANLRRSIFTQMNVRMASEQLGELGTGAGKGGGGGGSVREAGGAFGKRQVAEEERYFRQKEKEQMEALRKHHTEEIEHHKKEIERLQKEIDRHKGKIRKLKHDD from the exons ATGTCACGGTTTCTTCTGAGAGCAAACCTGCGGAGAAGCATCTTCACTCAGATGAACGTTAGAATGGCATCTGAACAG CTTGGTGAGTTGGGCACGGGAGCAGGcaaaggtggaggtggaggaggctcTGTGAGGGAAGCAGGGGGAGCGTTCGGAAAGCGACAggtggcagaggaggagcgCTATTTCAG gcagaaggagaaggagcagatggAGGCGCTGAGGAAGCACCACACGGAGGAGATAGAGCACCATAAGAAAGAGATTGAGCGCCTGCAGAAAGAAATCGACCGCCACAAGGGCAAAATCAGGAAGCTGAAACACGATGACTAA